The sequence CGCTCGCGACGCCGGCCACCAAGGGCTGCACCCACGAAGCGCGCCCCCTCCGGAGTTCTCGAGGGCCGCCGTCCGCGCCCCGCGAGAGCTCCCCACGAAGCCCACGGAACCCATCAGCCATGACCCTTGGCGCCTATGACATCCGCATGGTGAGCGAGCTGGTCGAGCGCGAGTCCGCGTTCGTCGATCGGCTCTTCACCGAGATCCACAAGGTGGTGGTCGGTCAGAACGACATGATCGAGCGCCTCTTCATCGGCCTGCTGTGCGGCGGGCACGTGTTGCTCGAGGGCGCGCCGGGCCTGGCGAAGACCCTCACGGTGAACACCCTCGCACAGACGCTGCAGCTGCAGTTCAAGCGCGTGCAGTTCACGCCAGACCTGCTGCCGTCGGACGTCATCGGCACCGTCATCTACAACCACCAGAGCGGCACCTTCACCAACAAGCAGGGCCCGATCTTCACCAACCTGCTGCTGGCCGACGAGATCAACCGCGCGCCCGCCAAGGTGCAGAGCGCGCTGCTCGAGGCGATGGCGGAGCGCCACGTCACGGTCGGCGACACCACCTATCCCTTGCCGACGCCGTTCCTGGTGCTGGCCACGCAGAACCCGATCGAGCAGGAGGGCACCTACAACCTGCCCGAGGCGCAGCTCGATCGCTTCATGTTCAAGATCAAGGTCGACTACCCCGGCGCCGACGACGAGCTCAAGATCATGAAGCGCATGGGCTCCGGCACCGAGTCCTCGCAGGCCAAGGCCGAGCCGGTGATCGGCCCCGACGAGATCGCGCGGGTGCGCCGCACCATCGACGACATCATCGTCGAGGAGCCGGTCCAGCGGTACATCGTCGACGTGGTCGGCGCGACCCGTCGCCCCGGCGCGGCTGGCCTCGCCGACCTGCAGGCGTTCATCGACTTCGGCGCCTCGCCGCGGGCCTCGATCGCGCTGTACCAGGCCGCGCGCGCGCACGCGTTCCTGCGCCGGCGCGGCTACGTCAGCCCAGAGGACATCAAGGCGGTCGCGCCCGACGTGCTGCGCCACCGCATCATCCTGTCGTACGAGGCCGAGGCCGAGGGCAAGACGGTCGAACAGATCGTGCGGCAGATCCTCGAGCACGTGCAGGTGCCCTGACGAGTTCCGACATGGCCGGCGCACCGCTCACCAGCGACGAAGCCCGCGCGCGCACCACCGAGCTGCTGCGCGAGATCCGACGCATCGAGATCCAGACCTCCCGCCTGGTCGAGCAGCACATCGCCGGCTCGTACCAGTCGGTGTTCAAGGGTCAGGGCATCGCATTCTCCGAGGTCCGCGCCTACGAGCCCGGCGACGACGTGCGCACGATCGACTGGAACGTCACCGCGCGCACGGGCATGCCGCACGTGAAGCTCTTCACCGAGGAGCGCGAGCTCACCGTGATGCTGATGGTCGACATGTCGGCCAGCCTCGACCTCGGCAGCCGCGACTACGACAAGCGGCAGCTGGTCGCGCGACTGGCCGCGACCTTCGCGTTCTCGGCGATCTCCAACAACGACCGCGTCGGACTGGTCGGCTTCACCGATCGCGTGGAGGTGTTCGTGCCGCCGCGCAGCGGTCGCAAGCACGTGCTGGCGGTCGTCCAGCGGGTGCTCACCCACGAGCCCCAGAGCCGCCGCACGCGGCCGAGCGCAGCGCTCGAGTACCTCGCGCGCGTGGCCAAGGGCCACACCGTCGCGGTGCTGGTGTCGGACTTCGTCGACGCGGTCGACGAGAAGGGCACGAGCTGGGACCCGCGCTTCGAGCACGCACTCAAGGTCGCCGCCCGTCGCCACGACGTGATCCCCATCCGCGTCGAGGACCCCATCGAGCTCGAGCTGCCACCGCTGGGCCTGGTCGCGCTGGAGGACCTCGAGCTGCTGGAGCTCGGCGACGACGGCTTCGTCGATCTCAGCCCGCGCGCTGCGGCGCGCTTCAAGGCCCAGGTCGAGCGCGAACGCGACGCGTTCGAACGACTGATGCGCAAGCTGTCGCTCGCGACCGTGAACGTGCGCTGCGGCGCCGACTGGCAGGGACCGCTGGTCGCCTACTTCGCGCGGCGCAACCGGAGGATGCGACATTGATCGCGGCGTTCGAGTTCGCACGGGCCACGTGGGTGGCGGCGGCACTGGCGGCCGCGCCAGCGACTGCGCCGGTCGACGGGCCCGTCGCCGCGCCGGCCGTCGCCGCGCCGGACGTGCCGGCCGAGTCGCCGGTCGCCGTGACCGCGCGCCTCGGGCCCGATCCGTCCCACGTGGGCGACCTGCTGACGCTCGAGATCACCGCCGCGTACCCCCGCGGCTACAGCGTCAACCTCCCGATCGGCGTGAGCTTCGAGCCGCTCCACATGGTCGAGCTCACCGAGGGTGAGCCCGAGACCACCGGCGAGGGCCTGCGCAAGACCTTCACCGTGACGCTGCAGCACTTCGCGCCCGGGCCCGCGACGGTGCCCACGGTGACGCTCACCTACGTCGACGAGCAGGGCGCGATCCAGACCACCGCCGTTCCCGCGGTCGCCTTCACGGTCGACGCGTTGCTCGCCAACGAGGCCGATCCGCAACCGCGCGGCGATGACCCGCCGATCTCGATCGAGTACCCCAACACGCTCGCCGAGACGGTGGTGTACTCGGTCGCGGCCACGCTGGTGGCCGCGCTCGTGGCCTGGTGGGTGATCGCGCGACTGCGTCGCCGTCGTCGGCCGCTCGTGCTGGCACCGGCGATTCCGGCCCACGAGCTCGCCCTCGAGGCGCTGGCCGAGCTCGAGCGCGGCTCGTTGCTCGGCGATGGCCGCGTGCAGGACTACTACGTGGAGCTCACCGAGATCGGCAAGGGCTACCTCGAGCGGCGCTTCGGCGTGGAGGCGCTCGATCGCACCACCGACGAGATCCGCCGCGCACTGCTGCGCGATCCGAATGCGGTCGCGCCGCTGTCCGCCGACGAGGTCATTGCGTTCCTCCAGCGCAGCGACCTCGTCAAGTTCGCGCGCATGCGCCCGGATGGCAGCGCCGCCGGCGATGACCTGTCATGGGTGCGCGACGCCGTGGAGCGCTCGCGCAGCGATCGCAACCCCGCCGGCGAAGCAATCTCCCCGGACCCCGCCGCGCCGGAGGCCGCGCCATGAAGCCATGGTCGAGCATCGCGTCGACCCTCGGGTGGGCACTCGCATCGCTGTTGGCGGTCGCGCTGGTGCTGCTGGCGCTGCTGCGCGAGGGCGTGCGGTGGATCGTGTTCGCCGAGCCATGGTGGGCGACCGCCGCGATCGTCCCGGTGATGGCCCTGGTCGTGCGCGCGCTGCTGCGGCCGCGTCCGGCGACCATGCGATTCTCCCGCTCGAACAGCCTGCGTCGGGTCGCACGGGGCTGGGCGGTGCACTTCGTCGACCTGCCCGACGGCATGCGCCTGGCCGCCGCGATGCTGCTGTGCTTCGCGCTCGCGCGGCCGCAGTCGACCCACGGTGCCGACCGCATCGAGCACGAGGGCATCGACATCGTCATCGCGCTCGACCTCTCGGAATCGATGGAAACGCCCGACCTCGCGCCCAACCGCCTGGGCGCCGCGCAGCGGGTCATCGACGCCTTCATCGTGCGACGCCCACGCGACCGCATCGGCCTGGTCGCGTTCGGCTCGAGCGCGTCGACGGTGTCGCCGCTGACGATCGATCACGGGGTCCTGCGCTCGATGGTTCGACGCCTGCAGCTGCGCACCATGGACGGCAGCACCACCGCGATCGGTGCGGGACTCGGCATGGCGCTCAACCGACTGGGCGACTCCGAGGCCGCCAGCCGCGTCATCGTGCTGCTCACCGATGGCGTCCACAACGCCGACGGCCTCGATCCCGACGCCATCGCGCGCGAGGCCGCGACCCGCGGCGTGCAGATCTACACGGTGTTGATGGGCCAACACGGCCGCGATCAGGGCAACGTCGACCCCGCACGCCTCGAGCGCGTCGCGGCCACGACCGGCGGCTATGCCTACACCGCGGCCGACGAGAACGCGCTCTCGGGCAGCTTCCAGGACCTGCTCGACAAGCTCGAGCGCTCCGAGATCGCCGGCGAGTCGGTGCTGCCGGAGCTGTTCGCGTGGCTGTTGTGGCCGGCGCTGGCGCTGCTCGTGCTCGAGCTGGTGCTGCGCAACACGAGACTGCGGAGGTTCCCGTGAGCATCGCGAGCGCATGGCGTTGGGCCGAGCCGCCCGCCGATCTCACGGTCCGCACGCTCGATGCGATCGACTGGGGTCGGCTCGACTGGTGGTGGGCTGCGTTGGCGGTGCCGCTCGCGATCGGTGCCGTGCTGTGGGGTGCGAGGCAGCGCGCACGCGCACGCGCGGCGCTGGGCCAGTCCGCGCTGGTCACCAAGCTGCTGTCGTCGGTGCACACCGGCAACCGCGTGCTGCAATCGGTGTTCGCGATCGCGGGCCTTTCGTGCGTGGCGGTGGCGCTGCTGCGGCCGCAGTACGGCGGCAAGGCCAACGTGGTGCCGGCGAGCGGTCTCGACATCGTGATCGCGGTCGACTACAGCAAGTCGATGCTCGCGGCCGACGTCTACCCGTCGCGCAGCGAGCGGCTCGAGGCCGAGCTGGCGCGGTTCCTCGACGACGCGGCGCGACGCGGCGATCGCATCGGCGTCGTGGTGTTCGCCGGGGCTGCGCGCGGCTTCCCGGTCACCGCCGACATCCGCCTGCTCAAGACCTACCTGCAGGCCGCCGATCCCCGGCGCGAGAAGCCCGGCGGCACTGCGATCGGCCGCGCGCTCACGCTCGCGCTCACATTCCTCGTCGATGCCCGCCGCGGCGACGCCGACGACCTCATCGCCGCCGACGGCACGGACGAGACCAAGCTCGACGACAAGACCATCCCACCGGCCGAGAACGACCAAGCCATCGTGCTGCTCACCGACGGTGAGGACACCGAGAGCCGACCGATGGAGGTCGCGAAGGAGGCGGCGCGACTCGGGGTGCGGGTCTACACCGTCGGCATCGGCTCGAAGTCCGGCGAACCGGTGCAGAAGTTCGACGACGAGGGCAACCCCGACGGGTACATCACCGACGAGCAGGGCAACTACGTGATGACCCGCATCGACGCCGAGCTGCTCGAGGAGATCGCCAAGACCACCGGCGGTCGCTTCGTGCATGTCGATCCCGAGCACTTCGGGCTCGATGCGGTGCGGCAGCAGCTCGAGGGGCTGTCGAGGTCGCGACGCGAGGTCACGATCGAGATCCTGCGCGACGAGGGCTACAGCTTCTTCGTGATCCCCGCCGTGTTGCTGCTGACGCTGGCGCTGGCGCTGCCCCAGCGCCGCCGGAGGGCCGACCCACGATGATCGGACGCACCATCACCGCCGTGCTGCTCGCGGGCTGGCTGGCCGACCGGCTCGCGCGCCACGACGCCGACGTCGAAGCGGGCATCGACGCGTACGAGGCCGGGCAACACGACGAAGCGCTCGCGGCCTTCGACCGCGCGGTCGCGCGGCTGGGCGAGCGCCCCGAGCTCTCGTTCGATCGCGGCCTGGCACTGCTCGCCAAGGGCGACACCGACGCAGCCAAGACCGCGTTCGAGCGCGCCAGCGAGGCCGAGTCGGTCGACGTGCGCGCCAGTGCCTTCTACGAGCTCGGCAACCTCGCGCTGAACGCCGAGGCGTACGACGACGCGATCGCGCGCTACATCGACTGCCTCCAGGCGCGGCCGGACCACGAGAACGCCAAGTGGAACCTCGAGATCGCGCTGCAGCGCAAGCGCAAGGACGAAGAGAAGCAGGACGAGGAGAAGAAGGACGAAGAGAAGCAGGACGAGGAGAACGACGGCTCCGACGACTCGGGCGGCTCCGACTCGGGCAGCTCCGACGACTCCGCCGGCTCCGACTCGGGCGGCTCCGACGACTCCGGCGGCTCCGACTCGGGCGGCGGCGGTGACTCCGGGGGTTCCGACTCGAGCGGCGGTGACTCGGGCCAGCAGCAAGACGACCAGAAGCAAGACGACCAGAAGCAAGACGACCAGAAGCAAGACGACCAGAAGCAAGACGACCAGAAGCAAGACGACCAGAAGCAAGACGACCAGAAGCAAGCCGACCAGAAGCAGGAGCAGCCCGCCGCGCCGACGCCGGTCGAGCGTGCCGATCTCCAGCGTGCGCTCGACCAGCTCGACGAGCAGGACGGCTACTTGCTCGATCGCCCGCGCGGCCGCATCAACGGCCCCATCAAGGACTGGTAGCCATGGATCGCAATCGTCGCAGCTTCGTGCTCGGTGCGATGGCGCTGACCTTCGCCCTGCCGGCGCGCGCCCGTGCGGCCGGCGTCGTCGCCGAGCTGACCGCGAGCACGACCACCCTGCGCGTGGGTGAGGAGGTCGAGCTGTCGCTCGAGGTCCGCCGCGAAGGGAGCGGGGCGGTGCCCGATCCGGAGCTACCGAGCGGTCTGGCCGATGGCTTCGAGGTGGTCTCGCAGTACTCCTCGGGCAGCGGGTTCGAGATCCGCATCGGCGGCGGCCGCAACAGCCGCACCATGCACAGCTCGATGTCGATCACCGCGATCGCGCTCAAGCCCGGCACCTACAAGCTGTCGTTCGACGTCGACGACGCCGGCGATGCGGTGCGCTCCAACATCGTGGAGATCGTGGTCGAGGGCACCCCGGAGGCCTCGCTCGAGGCCGCGCGACCGAGCACCGGCAAGCCCGACCGCGCCCGCGGCGACGTGTTCGTGTGGGCTGCGACCGACAAGACGCAGGCGTGGATCGGCGAGCAGATCGAGTATCGGCTCGACGTCTACGAGCGCTCGCTGCTGTCGAGCGTGGCCCTGCGTACACCGCCCAACTTCGCCGACTTCTACAGCTACGATCTGCCCGAGGGCGACGGCGCGGTCGAAGAGGTCGCGGGCGTGCCGTACCGCGTGCGACCGGGCATGCGACGGGCCCTGTTCCCGCAGAAGGCCGGCACGCTGGTGATCGGTGCCCCCGAGATCACCATCGGTCGTCGTCGTCGTGATCGCGGCGCCGCCGTCTCGATCGAGGTCAAGCCGCTGCCGGCGGCGGGCCAGCCGGCAAAGTTCTCCCCCAACAACGTCGGGCGCTTCACCGTGACCGCAAAGGTCGACCGCACCAAGGTGCAGGCCGGCCAGCCCTTCACATGGACGGTGGAGATCGCCGGCGAGGGCAACGTCGCGCTGGTCGATCCGGGCGAGTGGCCGCAGCTGCAAGGCGCGCGGCGCTACGACCCCAAGGTCGACTCGCAGATGCAGGCGGTCGATCGGGTGCGCGGGCGCCGGACCTACGCGTTCCTCGTGATTCCCGAGCAGGGCGGCAAGCTCGAGCTCCCACCGGTGCGACTCGACTACTTCGATCCGCTCGAAGGTCGCTACGACGTGGCCAGCAGCGAGGCGCTGGTCGTCGAGGTCGAGGGCAACGCGGCGCCGAGCGTGCCCGAGCCCGATGCACCGGTCGTCACCGGCGAGCCGACGACCGAGAGCTTCGCCCCGATCATCGTGGCCGACGCGTTGCCGCGCGAGGCCTCGCCGACCCGCGTGCTGACGACGGCTCGCTGGGCGTGGGCCACCGCCGCGGTGCCGAGCGTGGCGATCGCCGTGTGGGGCGGCACGGCCGCGTGGCGTCGCTGGGGTCCCGACGAGGACGCGCGTCGCCGCAGTGCGAGTCGGCGGCTGCAGCGCGAGCGCATCGACACCGCGACGGCGGCCCTCGACAGCGGTGCGGGATTCCACGCCGCGATCGCTGCGATCGCCCACGACCTCGCGGTCTCCCACGCCGGCGCGGAGGCCACGGGTCTGCCACGCCCCGAGCTCGTGCGGCTGTTGTCGCGGCGCGGCGTCGCCGCGGCAGATCTCCGCACGCTCGAACACTTGCTCGAGCGCTGCGATGCGGCCCGCTTCGCCGCGCAGCTGGGCACCGTCGACGACCGACGCGCGCTGCTCGACGACGCGATTGCCCTCACCGAGCGCTCATCGCTGGCGCGGGGTCCCGCATGAGTGCACGCCTCGTCCGCGCCGGCCTCGGCGCGCTCTTCCTTGCAGTGGCGTCGACCCCGGGATCGGTTCACGCCGACGCCGTCGACGATGCGTTCTTGGCGGGCAACAGCGAGGCGAAGGCGGCCAATTGGCCAGCGGCCGCCCGCCACTACGAAGAGGCGCGGGCGCTGCTGGGCCAGCCGAGCAGTCTGCTGTCGTACGACCTGGGCACGGCCTACGCGAACGCCGGCGAGCTCGGGCGCGCGACCTTCCATCTACGCCAAGCGCTCGACTTCCGGGGCAACCCGACCACCGAGATCGCCGAGGCGGCGCGCAGCAATCTCGCGGTGGTACGTCGACGTGCGGAGCTCGCCGCGGCGACCACCAACGCGATCATCGATGCGCCCGAGACCTGGTGGGATCTCGTGGTCGAGACCCTGCGTGGCCCCGGCGTCGCCTGGCTCTCGATGCTGAGCGGTTTCGCGGCGCTGGCGGTGTTCGTGCGTGGCCGTCTGGGCGCATCCGCCCGCACCGCGGGGCTCCGCCGCGCCCTCGTCTGGACCACGGGAAGCCTGTGGCTCGTGCTCGCCACGCTGCACATCCTCTCGCTTCGCGCAGATCGCACGACACCGCCGGCGGTGGTGCTCTCCAACCGCGCCGAGGCTCGCGAGGGCCCAGGCAATCACCGCGCCGTCGAGTTCGCGATCCAAGGCGGCAGTGAAGTGCGCATCGTGGATCGCACCCCAGGGTGGGCCTTGGTGCGGATGACGGGGGGCATCGAGGGTTGGGTGCCGGACGCCGAGGTCGCCGAGTTCGAGGGCCCTTCCGCGCGCAAGCCCTGAGGTTTCCGTAGCAACGCGCGACGGCCGGCCCCGCCGATGCAAACGCGGCGCCGTGACAGTGGTTCGACGAACCGCGGCCCGTCGCTCGATCGTGCCACCGCCAATTGCCGACCCCTGCGAGCGGCGGGGCGGGCGGCGCGTCCATTGTGGCGCAGCTGCAGCGCCGGGGATAAGCTAGGCATCAGGGTGCTCTCGGTCGTCGCCACGAAGATTCGGACGTCGCGGGACCAGTCGGGCCTGACCTCGACGGTCGGTCGGATCTACGAGGGCTACCTGCTGTCGGAGCCGGTCGTCGGTCGCGGCATGGTCATCTTCCGCGACCCCAACGGGCGCCGCATGGTGACCACCGCAGTGCGACGCGTGTTGGCGACCTCCGAGTCGAACGTGCTCTACGTCGAGACCGAGAACAGCGTCTATCGCATCTCGATCCGCGAGGAGCACTTCGCGGCCGCGACCGCCTGAGCTGGCTCGTCGGCGAGCGCTCGCCTCACGTGCGGCGGTAGACGTTCACGCGCAGGTACTCACCCTCGCGGTGGCACGGCGCGACCGGATGATCGAGGCCGGCCCCCCACGCGGCGACGCGGGTCCAGCCGTCGCCGGCGGCGAGTACCGCACGATCGAGGTGCTCGCGCGCGAGGTGGTGGCTGCAGCTGCACACCACCAGGTGACCTGCCGGCGCCAGCCGTCGCACCAGCTGCTCGATCACGCGTGTGGCGGCCCCGAGTGCCTGATCGACATCGCTGCGACGCGCCGCGAGCTTGGGTGGATCGAACACGATGGTGCCGAACGGTCCCGCGAGCCGTTCGTCGCGCAGGGGCTCGAACATGTCGGCCTCGACGAACGTGATGTCCCGCAGGTCGTTGCGCGCCGCGTTCTCCCGCGCGTGCTGCAGAGCACTGCGCGATCGATCGAGCGCGACCACCTCGACCCCGGCCCTGCGGGCGTGCAGCGCGAAGCCGCCGACGTGGCAGCCGACGTCGAGCAGGGGCCGACCATCGCGGGCCGCGAGCGCAGCGACCTCGCGTCGGTTGTCCCGCTGGTCGAAGTACGCGCCGGTCTTCTGCGCCGGCGGAGCCGGCACCTCGAACGCGAGCCCGCACTCGTCGAAGCCGAGCACGCCGCCGGGCTCGGGCCGGACCCCCGCAGTCATGCCCTCGAGCTTGGCGCTCGACTCCGACACCACCACGTGCACCGGGCCCGACCAGTGCTGGCCGAGCCACGCCATCACGTCGGCCTCGCGTGCGGCCATCGGAGCGGTGCCGAGCTGCACGACCAGCGCCTCGCGGTAGCGATCGATCACCAGGCCAGGCAACCCGTCGCCTTCGCTATTCACCAGTCGATAGCCGCTGGTGCCCTGGCCGTCGAGGTCGGCCCGCACGCGCGCAGCGAAGGCGGTCGTGAGCCGCTGCTCGAGCCAGTCGTGCGCCGGCTCGTCGGTCTCGAACGAGATCATGCGCACCGTGATCTGCGAGACCGCCGACACCAGGCCCCAGCCCAGCGTCGCGCCGTGGCGATCGACCACCTGCGCGAGCGCGTGCGGGTCGGGCACGCCGAGGAAGCGCGAGATCTGATTGCGCCGCAACCACGGGCCTGTCGCCGGCCCGATGCGACCGGCGTCGCGCCGCACCTCGACGCGCACCCGCGTGCCGTCACCGCTCATGCCGGCCACGCAATAGGCCGTGGGCGCGGCGGCGTCAAGCCGGGCTCGAGAGCGGCTGCTCGAGGCCACCGGGCCGGCCGCGGTCGACGGTGCGGAGCTCGAAGCGCTCGGCCGCCAGCAGCTGCGCGAGTCGGCGACACGCCAGCTCCGGTTCACCGTGCTCGCCGCAGGTGAAGACATCGGCCGCGGCGTAGCCATGCTCCGGCCAGGTGTGGATGCTGATGTGCGACTCGGCCAGCAAGCCCACCATCGTGACGCCGTGCGGCGAGAAACGATGGCTGCACTCGCCGACGAGCTGCCCGCGGGAGACCGTGACGGCCTCGAGCATCGCAGCGCGCACCCGCGGCAGGTCATCGAGCAGCGCCCGCGGGCAGCCGTAGAGCTCGATCATGCTGTGACGACCCGCGATGCTCATCGATCGTCACGCACTGCGATCTGCAGGTGCGTACCCGCGAACTGGTTGGGATACTCGCGCAGCGGCTCCTTCGCGGGCCCCTTCAACACCTTGCCGTCGTCGCCGAAGCGCGAGTTGTGGCAGGGGCAGCGCAGCTGCTGCGCCTCGTTGTCCCAGCGCACGGTGCAGCCCAGGTGCGGACACCGCGACGACAACACACGAAAGCGCTCGCCCTCGAGGCGCATGACGATGAGCGGCTTGCGACTGCCCTGCGGCTGCGCGGCGATCATCCCGCCCGGCGTGGCGAGCTCGGGAATCTTGCCGACGTCGATCTCGACCACGCCGTCCTTGGCGGCCGGCACCGACTTCGGCTTCATCCCCGAGGCGCCGCAGCCGACCAGCAGCACGCCCGCCGAGGCCCCCACGAAGCGCCGCCGACTGAGCGCGCAGGCCGGCACGAAGGCGGTGCCGCCGCAGGGCGAGTCCTCGAGCGAAGGTCTGGGGTCGCGCACGCGTGACGTCATCGGCGGCAAGCATCGCAAAACCCCGCACGACGGTCGACGAGGGGCCTGCTATGGTCCGTCGCGTGTCCATGGCGCTCGCAGGCACGCTCGCGCTGGCGCTCGCGCTGGCGCCGGCCACCGAGGCCGCATCGCCGGCGCCGAGCCGAGCGACGCGATCGCAGCGGAGCCTCGCGCGGCGGGGCAACGACGCCATCCTGCGCGCACGCGGCCCGGTGTTCAGCGTGATGGCGGCGCCACGGTTGGGCGTGTTGTTCGCCGGCGGGGCCGAGGTCATCCAGCCGGTCGGCTTCGGGGCCGGCTTGCAGTTCCGCGTGCACGCGCTGCACCTGGGGCCGCTGCGACTCGGTGGCGAGGTGCAGCTGGGTCACACGCGGTTCTTGCAGCGCAACTCGGTGCCGACCCCGTCGGGCAGCAGCGCGCGGCGCTTCTCGGCGCTCGGCCACACCGACTTTGCGCTGGGCCCGTCGTTCCAGCTGGTGATGGGCCCGATCTTCGCCGAGGTCGGCGTCGCCGTGGGTCTCGGCGTATCGACCCTGGTGCGCCCGTTCGGCCCGTTCATCATCGACGAAGAAGACGTCAGCGACACCACCGCGATGATCCGCGGCGGCGGTCACATCGGGGTGCCGATCCGCAACAACTCCTCGATCACGATCGGCGCGACGATCCACAAGTACTTCTCGCGCAAGCAGGTGGTCGCTCGCCCGAGCCCCGATCTGCCCGACGCGCCGCCCGACACCAACCCCTTCGATCTCATGCTGGAGATCGTGGTGGGCTATCACTTCATGTTCTAGATGTTCCCTGCCCCATGACGATCCGGCTGCAGCCCCACCCCACGCGCGTCGCACCCCCAGGCCCGGTCGTGTGCGTCGTGATGGACGGCGTCGGCGTCGGCCGGGGTGACCGCGGCGACGCCGTCGCGAACGCTCACACACCGACGCTGGCGCGACTCCGGTCGCTGCCGAGCTACCGCACCCTGCTCGCCCACGGGCGCGCGGTCGGCATGCCCTCGGACGCCGACATGGGCAACTCGGAGGTCGGGCACAACGCGATCGGGGCCGGCCGCATCTTCGATCAGGGCGCCAAGCTCGTCGCGGCCGCGATCGACAGCGGCGCGATGTTCGAGGGCCAGTGCTGGCGCGACGCCGTCGCCCATGTGCGCGACAGCGGCGCGGCGCTGCACTTCATGGGGTTGCTGTCCGACGGCAACGTCCACAGCCACATCGCTCACTTGCTGGCGATGCTGCGCCGGGCCGCCGATGCCGGCGTGACGCGCCTGCGGGTGCACGCGCTGCTCGACGGCCGCGACGTGCCCGCCCGCAGCGCGCTCGGCTACGTCGCAACCCTCGAGCAGGCGCTTGCCGAGCTGCGCGCGCGCGGCTGCGACGCCCGCATCGCCAGCGGCGGCGGGCGCATGCGCGTCACCATGGATCGCTACGA is a genomic window of Deltaproteobacteria bacterium containing:
- a CDS encoding protein BatD, whose translation is MDRNRRSFVLGAMALTFALPARARAAGVVAELTASTTTLRVGEEVELSLEVRREGSGAVPDPELPSGLADGFEVVSQYSSGSGFEIRIGGGRNSRTMHSSMSITAIALKPGTYKLSFDVDDAGDAVRSNIVEIVVEGTPEASLEAARPSTGKPDRARGDVFVWAATDKTQAWIGEQIEYRLDVYERSLLSSVALRTPPNFADFYSYDLPEGDGAVEEVAGVPYRVRPGMRRALFPQKAGTLVIGAPEITIGRRRRDRGAAVSIEVKPLPAAGQPAKFSPNNVGRFTVTAKVDRTKVQAGQPFTWTVEIAGEGNVALVDPGEWPQLQGARRYDPKVDSQMQAVDRVRGRRTYAFLVIPEQGGKLELPPVRLDYFDPLEGRYDVASSEALVVEVEGNAAPSVPEPDAPVVTGEPTTESFAPIIVADALPREASPTRVLTTARWAWATAAVPSVAIAVWGGTAAWRRWGPDEDARRRSASRRLQRERIDTATAALDSGAGFHAAIAAIAHDLAVSHAGAEATGLPRPELVRLLSRRGVAAADLRTLEHLLERCDAARFAAQLGTVDDRRALLDDAIALTERSSLARGPA
- a CDS encoding VWA domain-containing protein encodes the protein MSIASAWRWAEPPADLTVRTLDAIDWGRLDWWWAALAVPLAIGAVLWGARQRARARAALGQSALVTKLLSSVHTGNRVLQSVFAIAGLSCVAVALLRPQYGGKANVVPASGLDIVIAVDYSKSMLAADVYPSRSERLEAELARFLDDAARRGDRIGVVVFAGAARGFPVTADIRLLKTYLQAADPRREKPGGTAIGRALTLALTFLVDARRGDADDLIAADGTDETKLDDKTIPPAENDQAIVLLTDGEDTESRPMEVAKEAARLGVRVYTVGIGSKSGEPVQKFDDEGNPDGYITDEQGNYVMTRIDAELLEEIAKTTGGRFVHVDPEHFGLDAVRQQLEGLSRSRREVTIEILRDEGYSFFVIPAVLLLTLALALPQRRRRADPR
- a CDS encoding VWA domain-containing protein, which codes for MKPWSSIASTLGWALASLLAVALVLLALLREGVRWIVFAEPWWATAAIVPVMALVVRALLRPRPATMRFSRSNSLRRVARGWAVHFVDLPDGMRLAAAMLLCFALARPQSTHGADRIEHEGIDIVIALDLSESMETPDLAPNRLGAAQRVIDAFIVRRPRDRIGLVAFGSSASTVSPLTIDHGVLRSMVRRLQLRTMDGSTTAIGAGLGMALNRLGDSEAASRVIVLLTDGVHNADGLDPDAIAREAATRGVQIYTVLMGQHGRDQGNVDPARLERVAATTGGYAYTAADENALSGSFQDLLDKLERSEIAGESVLPELFAWLLWPALALLVLELVLRNTRLRRFP
- the speD gene encoding adenosylmethionine decarboxylase; protein product: MSIAGRHSMIELYGCPRALLDDLPRVRAAMLEAVTVSRGQLVGECSHRFSPHGVTMVGLLAESHISIHTWPEHGYAAADVFTCGEHGEPELACRRLAQLLAAERFELRTVDRGRPGGLEQPLSSPA
- a CDS encoding class I SAM-dependent rRNA methyltransferase produces the protein MSGDGTRVRVEVRRDAGRIGPATGPWLRRNQISRFLGVPDPHALAQVVDRHGATLGWGLVSAVSQITVRMISFETDEPAHDWLEQRLTTAFAARVRADLDGQGTSGYRLVNSEGDGLPGLVIDRYREALVVQLGTAPMAAREADVMAWLGQHWSGPVHVVVSESSAKLEGMTAGVRPEPGGVLGFDECGLAFEVPAPPAQKTGAYFDQRDNRREVAALAARDGRPLLDVGCHVGGFALHARRAGVEVVALDRSRSALQHARENAARNDLRDITFVEADMFEPLRDERLAGPFGTIVFDPPKLAARRSDVDQALGAATRVIEQLVRRLAPAGHLVVCSCSHHLAREHLDRAVLAAGDGWTRVAAWGAGLDHPVAPCHREGEYLRVNVYRRT
- a CDS encoding DUF58 domain-containing protein, with protein sequence MAGAPLTSDEARARTTELLREIRRIEIQTSRLVEQHIAGSYQSVFKGQGIAFSEVRAYEPGDDVRTIDWNVTARTGMPHVKLFTEERELTVMLMVDMSASLDLGSRDYDKRQLVARLAATFAFSAISNNDRVGLVGFTDRVEVFVPPRSGRKHVLAVVQRVLTHEPQSRRTRPSAALEYLARVAKGHTVAVLVSDFVDAVDEKGTSWDPRFEHALKVAARRHDVIPIRVEDPIELELPPLGLVALEDLELLELGDDGFVDLSPRAAARFKAQVERERDAFERLMRKLSLATVNVRCGADWQGPLVAYFARRNRRMRH
- a CDS encoding tetratricopeptide repeat protein, producing MIGRTITAVLLAGWLADRLARHDADVEAGIDAYEAGQHDEALAAFDRAVARLGERPELSFDRGLALLAKGDTDAAKTAFERASEAESVDVRASAFYELGNLALNAEAYDDAIARYIDCLQARPDHENAKWNLEIALQRKRKDEEKQDEEKKDEEKQDEENDGSDDSGGSDSGSSDDSAGSDSGGSDDSGGSDSGGGGDSGGSDSSGGDSGQQQDDQKQDDQKQDDQKQDDQKQDDQKQDDQKQDDQKQADQKQEQPAAPTPVERADLQRALDQLDEQDGYLLDRPRGRINGPIKDW
- a CDS encoding MoxR family ATPase: MVSELVERESAFVDRLFTEIHKVVVGQNDMIERLFIGLLCGGHVLLEGAPGLAKTLTVNTLAQTLQLQFKRVQFTPDLLPSDVIGTVIYNHQSGTFTNKQGPIFTNLLLADEINRAPAKVQSALLEAMAERHVTVGDTTYPLPTPFLVLATQNPIEQEGTYNLPEAQLDRFMFKIKVDYPGADDELKIMKRMGSGTESSQAKAEPVIGPDEIARVRRTIDDIIVEEPVQRYIVDVVGATRRPGAAGLADLQAFIDFGASPRASIALYQAARAHAFLRRRGYVSPEDIKAVAPDVLRHRIILSYEAEAEGKTVEQIVRQILEHVQVP